Part of the Zea mays cultivar B73 chromosome 4, Zm-B73-REFERENCE-NAM-5.0, whole genome shotgun sequence genome is shown below.
TCCTCCCTctgcctctctctctccctcgtccTGTCGTTGCAGCGCGCATCTCTGCTGGCTCTTTCGATCGCCGCGACGTCCCTCCGTCGGTTCCCACACAAACCTTTTCGACTGTGCGCCGCCTCCATGGTGCCGCTGCAAGGGCCGTCTCCTCCGTGACCACGCGTCGCCCACTCTGTCTCCTCTGTGGCCGCCAGATTCGCCCCTACCCATCGTAGATCTTTGAGAACAACGGGTTTGTCATGGTTGCGACTATGGGGAAGAGCTTCTTCGCGATAGGCCTTGGCCGCGCAGGCGGCGGGGGCAGCGTCGGGCTTGGcgacgtcgtcgtcgtcatcatcgtcgtcagggGAGGGGGGCGCCTGGTCGACGAGCGTGGCGGAGAGCTTGGCCCCGACGAGGAGGAAGCGGGTGTGCTTGGCGGTG
Proteins encoded:
- the LOC103653980 gene encoding B-box zinc finger protein 25, yielding MQVLCDVCGSAPAAVLRCTGEAALCSACDRRVHRADKRRRIPLVHPCGDDSTAAAPLCDVCKEWRGLVFCMEDRAILCPDCDDPIHSAYDLTAKHTRFLLVGAKLSATLVDQAPPSPDDDDDDDDVAKPDAAPAACAAKAYREEALPHSRNHDKPVVLKDLRWVGANLAATEETEWATRGHGGDGPCSGTMEAAHSRKGLCGNRRRDVAAIERASRDARCNDRTRERERQREEVRLVRPAASRTMGFAGRQRCHRRE